In one window of Streptomyces roseofulvus DNA:
- the rfbD gene encoding dTDP-4-dehydrorhamnose reductase, which translates to MTWLVTGAGGLLGRELTAALAAEGADAVGLDRRALDVTDPDALAAAFAAHRPRLVVNCAAYTAVEAAETDGERAFRVNGDGPRHLARLCARHGARLLHLSTDYVFPGDVADPYPEDHPTAPLNVYGRSKRAGERAVLALLPDHGAVVRTAWLHGAHGPSFVRTMTERARGREPVDVVADLVGQPTWAADVARSLIALGGTPGARGVFHATNAGRASWYELAREVFRLVGADPGRVRPVPAEAFGGRAPRPRCTVLGHDRWREVGIPAPRPWREALAEALGGLS; encoded by the coding sequence ATGACATGGCTGGTCACCGGCGCCGGCGGACTCCTCGGCCGCGAGCTGACGGCGGCCCTGGCGGCCGAGGGAGCGGACGCGGTCGGCCTGGACCGGCGGGCGCTGGACGTCACCGACCCCGACGCGCTCGCCGCGGCCTTCGCCGCCCACCGTCCCCGCCTCGTGGTCAACTGCGCCGCCTACACGGCCGTGGAGGCCGCCGAGACGGACGGGGAGCGGGCCTTCCGCGTCAACGGCGACGGCCCCCGCCACCTCGCCCGCCTCTGCGCCCGCCACGGGGCCCGTCTGCTGCACCTCTCCACCGACTACGTCTTCCCCGGCGACGTCGCCGACCCCTACCCCGAGGACCACCCCACGGCCCCCCTCAACGTCTACGGACGCAGCAAGCGGGCGGGCGAGCGGGCCGTCCTCGCACTGCTGCCGGACCACGGCGCCGTCGTCCGCACCGCCTGGCTGCACGGCGCGCACGGGCCCAGCTTCGTCCGCACCATGACCGAGCGGGCGCGGGGCCGCGAACCCGTGGACGTGGTGGCCGATCTCGTGGGGCAGCCGACCTGGGCGGCCGACGTGGCGCGTTCCCTGATCGCCCTCGGCGGCACCCCCGGGGCGAGGGGCGTCTTCCACGCCACCAACGCCGGACGCGCCAGCTGGTACGAGCTGGCGCGCGAGGTCTTCCGGCTGGTCGGCGCCGACCCGGGGCGCGTCCGGCCGGTGCCGGCCGAGGCCTTCGGCGGGCGCGCCCCCCGGCCCCGCTGCACGGTGCTCGGTCACGACCGGTGGCGCGAGGTGGGCATCCCGGCGCCCCGGCCCTGGCGCGAGGCCCTGGCCGAGGCACTGGGCGGGCTCAGCTGA
- a CDS encoding class I SAM-dependent methyltransferase has protein sequence MYGAELTEIHDLIHESRGKDYGAEARELTRRVRRLRPDARSLLDVACGTGAHLRHFAGHFDAVAGLELSEPMVRAARRALPDVPVHVGDMRAFDLGVRFDVVTCMFGSLGYATEEAELHATLAAFARHLTPGGVVAVDPWWFPETYLDGYVSADVTTVAGRTVARVSHSAREGEACRMDVHYVVADAHAGARHFTETHRISLFTRSAYEAAFRAAGLTVEYVPGPHSGRGLFLGTAP, from the coding sequence ATGTACGGCGCTGAACTCACCGAGATCCACGACCTGATCCACGAGAGCCGAGGCAAGGACTACGGGGCCGAGGCGCGCGAGCTGACCCGGCGCGTGCGCCGTCTGCGGCCCGACGCCCGTTCCCTCCTCGACGTGGCCTGCGGCACCGGAGCACACCTGCGCCACTTCGCCGGGCACTTCGACGCGGTGGCCGGCCTCGAACTGTCCGAGCCCATGGTGCGGGCGGCGCGCCGCGCGCTGCCGGACGTACCCGTGCACGTCGGCGACATGCGGGCCTTCGACCTGGGCGTCCGGTTCGACGTGGTCACCTGCATGTTCGGGTCCCTCGGCTACGCGACCGAGGAGGCCGAACTCCACGCCACCCTGGCCGCCTTCGCCCGGCACCTGACGCCGGGCGGAGTGGTGGCCGTGGACCCCTGGTGGTTTCCCGAGACGTACCTCGACGGGTACGTCTCGGCGGACGTGACCACGGTGGCGGGACGCACCGTGGCCCGGGTCTCGCACTCCGCGCGCGAGGGGGAGGCCTGCCGGATGGACGTCCACTACGTGGTGGCCGACGCCCACGCGGGCGCCCGGCACTTCACCGAGACCCACCGCATCTCCCTCTTCACCCGATCGGCCTACGAGGCCGCCTTCCGGGCCGCCGGCCTCACCGTCGAGTACGTTCCCGGTCCGCACTCCGGCCGGGGTCTCTTCCTCGGAACCGCCCCGTGA
- a CDS encoding activator-dependent family glycosyltransferase: MKVLLTSLEGSHFQLLAPLAWALRTAGHEVRAACVPGVVETVTRSGITAVPLESPPWYEALDAFHQEAIAHFGTADQDREPDREETWEEQLGYESVIVPALNSRLNSDTLIDEVVAFARHWRPDLVLWETLCLAGPVAALTVGAAHARLVSGPELAMQLGTRRAFLRLAAEQEPEHREDPTAEWLDWTLERLGAGARFDESVLTGQWTVDTRPASLREDLGVPTVPARYIPYNGRSVVPRWLREPPLRPRVCLTLGVSIDSGYGLWDLDTVLTGMLGALGELDVEVVAALSARQRAHLPPLPDTVRVVDHVPMHDLLPTCAAVVHHGGYQTKATAEFHGVPQVLLTGWEWVTESMGVAYEKQGNLLSLPLRDFTADRFREKVARVLAEPSFTANARRLRREIEEMPTPHEAVAEIERLTARYGKERRGA, translated from the coding sequence ATGAAGGTTCTGTTGACCTCGCTGGAGGGCAGCCACTTCCAGCTGCTCGCCCCGCTGGCCTGGGCGCTGCGCACCGCCGGCCACGAGGTGCGGGCCGCCTGCGTCCCCGGCGTGGTGGAGACCGTCACCCGGTCCGGGATCACCGCCGTCCCGCTGGAGAGCCCGCCGTGGTACGAGGCGCTGGACGCCTTCCACCAGGAGGCCATCGCCCACTTCGGCACCGCCGACCAGGACCGGGAACCGGACCGGGAGGAGACCTGGGAGGAGCAGCTCGGCTACGAGAGCGTCATCGTCCCCGCCCTCAACTCGCGCCTGAACTCCGACACGTTGATCGACGAGGTGGTGGCCTTCGCCCGGCACTGGCGGCCCGACCTCGTCCTCTGGGAGACGCTCTGCCTGGCCGGCCCGGTCGCGGCGCTCACCGTGGGCGCGGCCCACGCCCGTCTGGTCTCCGGGCCCGAGCTGGCCATGCAACTGGGCACCCGTCGGGCCTTCCTGCGCCTCGCCGCCGAGCAGGAGCCCGAGCACCGCGAGGACCCCACGGCGGAGTGGCTGGACTGGACGCTGGAACGCCTCGGCGCCGGGGCCCGGTTCGACGAGTCCGTGCTCACCGGCCAGTGGACCGTCGACACCCGGCCGGCGAGCCTCCGCGAGGACCTGGGCGTCCCGACGGTCCCGGCCCGCTACATCCCGTACAACGGGCGCTCGGTCGTCCCCCGTTGGCTCCGCGAACCCCCGCTCCGGCCCCGGGTCTGTCTGACCCTGGGGGTGAGCATCGACAGCGGCTACGGCCTCTGGGACCTCGACACGGTCCTCACCGGCATGCTGGGCGCGCTCGGCGAGCTGGACGTGGAGGTGGTCGCGGCCCTCTCCGCGCGGCAGCGCGCCCACCTGCCGCCGCTCCCGGACACCGTGCGGGTCGTGGACCACGTGCCGATGCACGACCTGCTGCCGACCTGCGCGGCGGTCGTGCACCACGGCGGCTACCAGACCAAGGCCACCGCCGAGTTCCACGGCGTTCCCCAGGTCCTGCTCACCGGCTGGGAGTGGGTCACCGAGTCCATGGGCGTCGCCTACGAGAAGCAGGGCAACCTCCTGTCCCTGCCGCTGCGCGACTTCACCGCCGACCGCTTCCGGGAGAAGGTCGCGCGCGTGCTGGCCGAGCCGTCGTTCACGGCGAACGCGCGGCGCCTGCGGCGGGAGATCGAGGAGATGCCGACACCCCACGAGGCCGTCGCCGAGATCGAGCGGCTCACGGCCCGCTACGGAAAGGAACGGCGAGGAGCATGA
- a CDS encoding MarR family winged helix-turn-helix transcriptional regulator: protein MASTVATRRVDERLADYDLTVRQYGLLAQLSLEPELTMSELARQLGIARQSVHQLVNDLVESGHVRRRPGADDRSRRLEITDTAQYLLTRIDGPLERVEAELLGDLAPEEAETLRGLLQRVLAHATDDEAWLPAR from the coding sequence GTGGCCAGCACCGTCGCCACGCGTCGGGTGGACGAGCGGCTGGCGGACTACGATCTGACGGTACGTCAGTACGGTCTGCTCGCCCAGCTCTCGCTGGAGCCCGAACTGACCATGTCGGAGCTGGCCCGTCAGCTGGGGATCGCCCGCCAGTCGGTGCACCAGCTGGTCAACGACCTGGTCGAGTCCGGTCACGTACGCCGACGCCCGGGGGCCGACGACCGCTCGCGCCGGCTGGAGATCACCGACACCGCGCAGTATCTGCTCACCCGGATCGACGGACCTCTGGAGCGGGTGGAGGCGGAACTGCTGGGCGATCTCGCCCCGGAGGAGGCCGAGACGCTGCGCGGCCTGCTGCAGCGCGTCCTGGCCCACGCCACCGACGACGAGGCATGGCTGCCCGCCCGCTGA
- a CDS encoding muconolactone Delta-isomerase yields the protein MALFAVLATQSPTGIPADEFRRRLPEGFAYVRGLVDKGVIRHNWVRVGASGGLLIYDVDSHEQLNTLLYGNPLSPHLRFEVIPLAGVDGFDPVAFENR from the coding sequence ATGGCGCTGTTCGCAGTCCTCGCGACCCAGTCCCCCACCGGAATCCCCGCCGACGAGTTCCGGCGGCGGCTGCCCGAGGGCTTCGCGTACGTCAGGGGCCTGGTCGACAAGGGAGTCATCCGGCACAACTGGGTCCGGGTCGGCGCCTCGGGCGGCCTGCTCATCTACGACGTGGACTCCCACGAGCAGCTGAACACCCTGCTGTACGGGAACCCGCTCAGCCCGCACCTCCGCTTCGAGGTGATCCCGCTGGCCGGGGTGGACGGCTTCGACCCGGTGGCCTTCGAGAACCGGTAG
- the rfbB gene encoding dTDP-glucose 4,6-dehydratase, translated as MNLLVTGAAGFIGSAYVRTLLSEDPTVHVTVLDRLTYASSLDNLDTSHPRLRFAHGDVCDPVLVDRLMAGVDQVVHFAAESHVDRSIAGAEPFVRTNVLGTQTLLDAAVRHGVGPFVHVSTDEVYGSIPEGAWTEESPLSPNSPYAASKAASDLLALAQHRTHGLDVRITRCSNNYGPRQFPEKLIPLFVTNLLDGEHVPLYGEGTHVREWVHVEDHCAGVDLVRTRGRAGEVYHLGGGTELTNRELTGLLLEACGADAGRIRRVADRKGHDLRYALDDAKARAELGYRPRHTFADGLRATVDWYRQHRDWWEPLKKRLREPLDTAARFRP; from the coding sequence GTGAATCTCCTGGTCACCGGAGCGGCCGGCTTCATCGGCTCGGCCTACGTCCGCACCCTGCTGTCCGAGGATCCGACCGTCCACGTCACCGTGCTGGACCGCCTGACCTACGCGAGCAGCCTCGACAACCTCGACACCTCCCACCCCCGACTGCGGTTCGCGCACGGGGACGTCTGCGACCCGGTGCTGGTCGACCGGCTGATGGCCGGCGTCGACCAGGTGGTGCACTTCGCCGCCGAATCGCACGTGGACCGCTCCATCGCCGGTGCGGAGCCCTTCGTGCGCACCAACGTGCTGGGCACCCAGACGCTCCTCGACGCGGCCGTGCGCCACGGCGTCGGCCCCTTCGTCCACGTCTCGACCGACGAGGTCTACGGCTCCATCCCCGAGGGCGCCTGGACCGAGGAGAGCCCGCTGAGCCCCAACTCCCCCTACGCGGCCTCCAAGGCCGCCTCCGACCTGCTCGCGCTGGCCCAGCACCGCACGCACGGACTCGACGTCCGGATCACCCGCTGCTCCAACAACTACGGGCCGCGCCAGTTCCCCGAGAAGCTGATCCCGCTCTTCGTCACGAACCTGCTGGACGGGGAGCACGTGCCGCTGTACGGCGAGGGCACCCACGTCCGCGAGTGGGTGCACGTCGAGGACCACTGCGCCGGCGTCGACCTGGTCCGCACCCGGGGCCGGGCCGGGGAGGTCTACCACCTCGGCGGCGGCACCGAACTCACCAACCGGGAGCTGACCGGACTGCTGCTCGAAGCCTGCGGGGCCGACGCCGGCAGGATCCGCCGGGTGGCCGACCGCAAGGGGCACGACCTGCGGTACGCCCTCGACGACGCCAAGGCCCGCGCCGAGCTCGGCTACCGCCCCCGGCACACGTTCGCCGACGGCCTCCGGGCCACCGTCGACTGGTACCGGCAGCACCGCGACTGGTGGGAACCGCTGAAGAAGCGCCTGCGCGAGCCGCTGGACACGGCGGCGCGGTTCCGGCCATGA
- a CDS encoding nucleotide disphospho-sugar-binding domain-containing protein, producing MRVLFVTSPGLGHLFPTVPLAQAFRAAGHRVRYATGGLSLGVADAGFDVVDVTPGLDYLPVYVPQEPGTDGPADHPMFAEDPDDAELATLFARVSGVMVDGALAAARDWPPDLVVAPPLQGAGRLLAAAVGAPLIEPRLGSYDSGARLRALLRAGMEPHWARHGVTGEPPATIPLTTLPPSLTALLPDDRRTPGARPMRPLPFNGGAVLPGWLAEAPRLPRVAVTLGTIEAQWGGLAILRPLMEAARGLDAEFVVTLGGGDPALLADVPPNVRLVDWAPLDLLLDTCTAIIHHGGSGTMLTAAAAGLPQCVIPRGSYQQTGADLLPARGIGIVAEPSTLGAAECRALLKDERLRDHARQVRDELLAMPTPAETVAGLVETLG from the coding sequence ATGCGCGTCCTGTTCGTGACCTCTCCCGGCCTCGGCCATCTCTTCCCGACCGTCCCCCTCGCCCAGGCCTTCCGCGCCGCCGGCCACCGGGTCCGGTACGCCACCGGCGGCCTCAGCCTCGGCGTCGCCGACGCCGGCTTCGACGTCGTGGACGTCACCCCCGGCCTGGACTACCTGCCCGTCTACGTCCCCCAGGAGCCCGGGACCGACGGTCCGGCGGACCATCCGATGTTCGCCGAGGACCCCGACGACGCCGAGCTGGCCACGCTCTTCGCCCGGGTCTCCGGGGTCATGGTGGACGGTGCCCTGGCGGCGGCCCGGGACTGGCCCCCCGACCTGGTGGTCGCACCGCCCCTCCAGGGAGCCGGCCGGCTCCTCGCCGCCGCGGTCGGCGCGCCCCTCATCGAGCCCCGCCTGGGGTCGTACGACAGCGGCGCACGGCTCCGCGCCCTGCTCCGCGCCGGGATGGAACCCCACTGGGCCCGGCACGGCGTCACCGGCGAACCCCCGGCGACGATCCCGCTCACCACCCTCCCGCCGAGCCTCACCGCCCTCCTCCCCGACGACCGCCGGACCCCCGGGGCCCGGCCGATGCGCCCGCTGCCCTTCAACGGCGGGGCCGTGCTCCCCGGCTGGCTCGCGGAAGCGCCCCGGCTGCCGCGCGTCGCCGTCACCCTCGGCACCATCGAGGCCCAGTGGGGCGGCCTCGCGATCCTGCGCCCGCTCATGGAGGCGGCCCGGGGCCTGGACGCCGAGTTCGTGGTCACCCTCGGCGGCGGAGACCCCGCCCTGCTGGCCGACGTACCGCCCAACGTCCGGCTGGTCGACTGGGCCCCGCTCGATCTGCTCCTCGACACCTGCACCGCGATCATCCACCACGGCGGCAGCGGGACCATGCTCACGGCCGCCGCCGCCGGGCTCCCGCAGTGCGTCATCCCGCGCGGCTCCTACCAGCAGACGGGGGCCGACCTGCTGCCCGCCCGGGGCATCGGGATCGTGGCGGAGCCCAGCACGCTCGGCGCCGCCGAGTGCCGGGCGCTCCTGAAGGACGAGCGCCTCCGCGACCACGCCCGTCAGGTCCGTGACGAGCTGTTGGCGATGCCCACGCCGGCCGAGACGGTGGCCGGGCTCGTCGAGACCCTCGGATGA
- a CDS encoding phytanoyl-CoA dioxygenase family protein, whose protein sequence is MLTTPDLTESGLPTQEVLHRFHDQGFVHLRSVLSPEEVAGFRAAAEKLLAEEGPEIWGASADETQVHYVEAAWRKHPDLRRLALHPVVTRAAEHLAGGPLRLYGTDVLKKEPDVHLPTVVHDDEPGLPLAGLTRTLTAWIPLVDVPADRGCLIYVPGSHRRPLAHRQVHLAGFQDYRPMEEIWPDFPFSPRVAVPMRAGDVVFHDFRTVHMAGANTDGERRLAFASVYMDSDATYRPGVQDHPVAHLAPGAPVDGDRFPLIAAGPGATP, encoded by the coding sequence ATGCTGACCACCCCCGATCTGACGGAGAGCGGCCTGCCGACCCAGGAGGTCCTCCACCGCTTCCACGACCAGGGCTTCGTCCACCTCCGGTCGGTGCTGTCCCCGGAGGAGGTCGCCGGGTTCCGGGCGGCCGCCGAGAAGCTCCTCGCCGAGGAGGGCCCGGAGATCTGGGGCGCCTCCGCGGACGAGACCCAGGTCCACTACGTCGAGGCGGCCTGGCGCAAACACCCCGACCTGCGACGTCTGGCCCTGCACCCCGTCGTCACCCGGGCCGCCGAGCACCTCGCCGGCGGGCCGCTGCGGCTCTACGGCACCGACGTGCTCAAGAAGGAGCCCGACGTGCACCTGCCCACCGTGGTCCACGACGACGAGCCGGGTCTCCCGCTCGCCGGGCTGACCCGCACCCTGACGGCGTGGATCCCCCTGGTGGACGTGCCCGCCGACCGGGGATGCCTGATCTACGTGCCGGGATCCCACCGGCGGCCCCTCGCGCACCGCCAGGTCCATCTCGCCGGGTTCCAGGACTACCGGCCGATGGAGGAGATCTGGCCCGACTTCCCGTTCAGCCCCCGCGTGGCGGTCCCCATGCGCGCCGGGGACGTGGTCTTCCACGACTTCCGCACCGTGCACATGGCCGGGGCCAACACCGACGGCGAACGCCGGCTCGCCTTCGCCTCCGTCTACATGGACTCCGACGCCACCTACCGGCCCGGCGTCCAGGACCATCCGGTGGCCCACCTCGCGCCCGGCGCGCCCGTCGACGGAGACCGGTTCCCCCTGATCGCCGCCGGCCCCGGCGCCACCCCGTGA
- a CDS encoding aromatic ring-hydroxylating dioxygenase subunit alpha: MATDPPGRGVTLGRTERDPDESWNERRADVDVGEILEELGRYLGPDAEELSLPPAAFTSSALWEVERERVFGRSWVLVAHADELTETGAYVALSVAGEPVVVVRGEDGVLRGMSPVCRHRLMPVVEEGSGRTDVFTCPYHLWRYGLDGRLVGATYMKRNPAFDPSACRLPRFAVEEWHGFVFVNLDASAEPLGPHLRRIGEDLAHYRLPELTQVAGWTEEWHCNWKVAVENAHENYHVMGFHPETLHPTTPGGAETTVRADSPWADSMRVRYATPLEPGVLDLTEEERAHLYGFFVFPSGSLAASGDMVIWLSLVPTALDRTTVRGGILMPPAMIEGQDRDAVRKEAEAYAAVINGEDRRGLEAVQRGAASRFAERGHLSPKEPGVLLFYRSLARALLSEDADWPGAL, from the coding sequence GTGGCGACCGATCCACCAGGACGCGGCGTCACCCTCGGCCGGACGGAACGAGACCCGGACGAGAGCTGGAACGAGCGGAGGGCCGACGTGGACGTCGGGGAGATCCTGGAGGAGCTGGGGCGGTATCTGGGGCCGGACGCCGAGGAGTTGAGCCTGCCGCCGGCGGCGTTCACCTCGTCCGCGTTGTGGGAGGTGGAGCGGGAGCGGGTGTTCGGACGTTCCTGGGTCCTGGTGGCGCACGCCGACGAACTGACGGAGACCGGGGCGTACGTGGCGCTGTCGGTCGCGGGCGAGCCGGTCGTGGTGGTCCGGGGCGAGGACGGGGTCCTGCGCGGGATGTCGCCGGTGTGCCGGCACCGGCTGATGCCGGTGGTGGAGGAGGGTTCGGGCCGCACGGACGTGTTCACCTGCCCGTACCACCTGTGGCGGTACGGGCTGGACGGCCGGCTCGTGGGCGCCACCTACATGAAGCGGAACCCGGCGTTCGATCCGTCGGCGTGCCGGCTGCCGCGGTTCGCGGTGGAGGAGTGGCACGGATTCGTCTTCGTCAACCTGGACGCCTCGGCCGAGCCGCTGGGCCCCCACCTGAGGCGGATCGGCGAGGACCTGGCCCACTACCGCCTGCCGGAGCTGACCCAGGTCGCGGGCTGGACGGAGGAGTGGCACTGCAACTGGAAGGTCGCGGTCGAGAACGCCCACGAGAACTACCACGTCATGGGCTTCCACCCGGAGACCCTGCACCCGACCACGCCCGGCGGCGCGGAGACGACGGTCCGGGCGGACTCGCCCTGGGCCGACAGCATGAGGGTCCGGTACGCGACGCCGCTGGAGCCCGGCGTCCTGGACCTCACGGAGGAGGAACGGGCGCATCTGTACGGCTTCTTCGTCTTCCCCTCGGGCAGCCTCGCCGCCTCGGGCGACATGGTGATCTGGCTCAGCCTCGTCCCGACGGCCCTCGACCGCACCACGGTCCGCGGCGGCATCCTGATGCCCCCCGCCATGATCGAGGGGCAGGACCGGGACGCCGTACGGAAGGAGGCCGAGGCCTACGCCGCCGTCATCAACGGTGAGGACCGCCGGGGCCTGGAGGCGGTCCAGCGCGGCGCCGCCTCCCGCTTCGCCGAGCGGGGCCACCTCTCCCCCAAGGAGCCCGGCGTCCTCCTCTTCTACCGGTCCCTGGCCCGCGCCCTGCTGAGCGAGGACGCCGACTGGCCCGGCGCCCTCTGA
- a CDS encoding activator-dependent family glycosyltransferase, whose amino-acid sequence MRVLFVTLAASPHFFVQVPLAWALRAAGHEVRVASQPDLVDAITAAGLSATPVGPRLAQDESVEKLRRRQEKAAERLAEPPDAQDLMRIAEDRPERLTPDFQDGLFTVMTSAIFQNFSAEETVDDLVALTRRWRPDLVIWDTLMMGGAVAARASGAAHARLLYGLDLVGAARERHLASLAARPRELREDPLAEWLGWTAERYGVGFTEDLVTGQWTVDPTPASLRPPTVLPWVPVRHVPHNGPSVVPEWLREPPARRRVCLTLGLSFREVMGGDQASVPALLESLGELDAEVVATLDAGQLAGVGRLPENVRVADFVPLDALLPSCSAIVHQGGFGTSMNALAHGVPQVVVPNDLWDIHPRAALVERSGAGLRPTGPGPLRPAELRGLVRRVLDEPSYARNAARLRNEILATPSPAELVPVLERLTAHHRRIS is encoded by the coding sequence ATGCGTGTGCTGTTCGTCACCCTGGCCGCCTCACCCCACTTCTTCGTCCAGGTGCCGCTGGCCTGGGCCCTGCGCGCCGCCGGACACGAGGTGCGGGTCGCCAGCCAGCCCGACCTCGTGGACGCCATCACCGCCGCCGGGCTGTCCGCGACCCCGGTGGGGCCGCGGCTCGCCCAGGACGAGTCCGTCGAGAAGCTGCGGCGGCGGCAGGAGAAGGCGGCCGAACGCCTGGCGGAGCCGCCGGACGCCCAGGACCTGATGCGGATCGCGGAGGACCGGCCCGAACGGCTGACCCCCGACTTCCAGGACGGGCTGTTCACCGTGATGACCTCGGCCATCTTCCAGAACTTCTCGGCCGAGGAGACCGTGGACGACCTGGTGGCGCTCACCCGGCGGTGGCGCCCCGACCTCGTGATCTGGGACACCCTGATGATGGGCGGGGCGGTCGCCGCCCGCGCCTCCGGGGCGGCCCACGCGCGGCTCCTCTACGGACTCGACCTGGTGGGCGCGGCCCGGGAGCGGCACCTGGCCTCGCTGGCCGCCCGGCCCCGGGAGCTGCGGGAGGACCCGCTGGCCGAGTGGCTCGGCTGGACGGCGGAGCGCTACGGCGTCGGGTTCACGGAGGATCTGGTGACCGGCCAGTGGACCGTCGACCCCACCCCGGCCTCGCTGCGCCCGCCCACCGTCCTTCCCTGGGTACCCGTCCGCCACGTCCCCCACAACGGGCCGTCCGTGGTGCCCGAGTGGCTGCGCGAGCCGCCGGCCCGGCGCCGGGTCTGCCTCACCCTGGGGCTCTCGTTCCGCGAGGTGATGGGCGGGGACCAGGCGTCCGTGCCGGCGCTGCTGGAGTCGCTGGGCGAGCTGGACGCCGAGGTGGTGGCGACCCTCGACGCCGGGCAGCTGGCCGGGGTCGGCCGCCTTCCCGAGAACGTGCGGGTGGCGGACTTCGTGCCGCTGGACGCGCTGCTGCCCTCCTGCTCGGCGATCGTGCACCAGGGCGGCTTCGGAACCTCGATGAACGCGCTGGCGCACGGCGTGCCGCAGGTCGTCGTCCCCAACGACCTGTGGGACATCCACCCCCGGGCGGCGCTGGTCGAGCGGTCGGGCGCCGGGCTGCGCCCGACCGGGCCGGGTCCGCTGCGCCCGGCGGAGCTGCGCGGGCTGGTGCGCCGGGTGCTGGACGAGCCCTCGTACGCGCGGAACGCGGCGCGGCTGCGGAACGAGATCCTGGCCACCCCCTCGCCCGCCGAGCTGGTCCCGGTCCTGGAGCGGCTGACCGCCCACCACCGGCGGATCAGCTGA
- a CDS encoding SRPBCC family protein, with amino-acid sequence MTLTELLAELAGYLEPDAPELSLSPAAFTSTELWRAERERVFGRSWLLAGHASELDVPGRSLTVSPAGRTVTVSRGADGALRARSAPGGHRPAPAVEEWRGFVFVNPDPDAEPLGPHLRRIGEELDAYRLPEMTPIAGWTEEWRCNWKIAVQNAHENYHAMGLHPTTVALITPPGGAMEVRTESPWVTRLLSPFREPLAATALPLSAEQRATMYNCAVFPCGSLAAFGDSVVWITMTPLTIDRVEVRGGVLMHPSALEGQDRDALREQNEEGAAVVNREDRLGLEAVQRVVGSRFAERGHLSPKEPGVTAFYRSLARALVTD; translated from the coding sequence ATGACGCTCACGGAGCTACTGGCGGAGCTGGCGGGGTACCTGGAACCGGACGCACCCGAGCTGAGCCTCTCCCCGGCGGCCTTCACCTCCACCGAGCTGTGGCGGGCCGAGCGGGAGCGCGTCTTCGGACGCTCCTGGCTGCTGGCCGGTCACGCCTCCGAACTCGACGTGCCCGGGCGCTCCTTGACGGTCTCGCCCGCCGGCCGGACCGTCACCGTGTCCCGGGGCGCGGACGGGGCGCTGCGCGCGCGTTCCGCGCCGGGCGGCCACCGTCCGGCGCCCGCCGTGGAGGAGTGGCGGGGATTCGTCTTCGTCAATCCCGACCCGGACGCCGAGCCGCTGGGACCGCACCTGCGGCGGATCGGCGAGGAACTCGACGCCTACCGGCTGCCGGAGATGACGCCGATCGCCGGCTGGACCGAGGAATGGCGGTGCAACTGGAAGATCGCGGTCCAGAACGCCCACGAGAACTACCACGCCATGGGACTGCACCCCACCACCGTGGCACTGATCACCCCGCCGGGCGGCGCCATGGAGGTGCGCACCGAGTCGCCGTGGGTCACCCGGCTCCTCAGCCCGTTCCGCGAACCCCTCGCGGCCACGGCGCTCCCGCTCTCCGCCGAACAGCGGGCCACCATGTACAACTGCGCCGTCTTCCCGTGCGGCAGCCTGGCGGCCTTCGGCGACTCCGTCGTCTGGATCACCATGACCCCGCTGACCATCGACCGCGTCGAGGTCCGGGGCGGAGTGCTCATGCACCCGTCCGCCCTGGAAGGCCAGGACCGCGACGCGCTCCGCGAGCAGAACGAGGAGGGCGCCGCGGTGGTCAACCGGGAGGACCGTCTCGGGCTGGAGGCGGTGCAGCGGGTGGTGGGGTCCCGTTTCGCGGAGCGCGGCCACCTCTCCCCGAAGGAACCCGGGGTGACCGCGTTCTACCGGAGCCTCGCCCGCGCCCTCGTCACCGACTGA